The genomic interval GCAGCAGCATCTTGCCCACGCGGTTGTGCACCGTGCCGGTCAGCACCTCTTCGCACGGGAGCGTGGGCGCGGCCGCGCGCCGCGCCTGCAAAAACGCCAGACAGTCCGGCGCGCTGTGTGCGCGCAGCAGGTCGAGCGTCACGGTCTGGCCCTCGCCGCCGCAGCTCGCCGCACGGGAAATTTCAAAGATCGCCGGGCCGGACACGCCCTTTTCCGTGAACTGCACCTCACCCGCGCTGCGCGCGAGGATGGCCCGGCCGCGCGTGAGCGTCACGCGCGCGTCGGCGCGCACGCCCTTGAGCGCGCGGGGATACGTCGGGTCGGTCGTCAGCTGCACGAGCGCGGGGTGCAGCGCCGTGCGCCGGTGGCCGAGACTCTGCAGCAGGGTATACCCGTCGCGCACGCCGCCGGCCTTCGCCCCGGCAGCGCCGCCGCACGCGATGATGACGCGGTCGGCGGGGATCGTTTCGCTTTCCGTCTCGATGACAAAGCCGCGCCCCTGCCGGCGCACGGCCGTCACGGCCTCGCCCGCGCGCAGGGTGATGTTCGGCCGCGCGAGCGCGAAGCGCAGCACGTCCACGACGCTGTTGGCCGCGTTCGAGAGCGGGTACACGCGCCCGCCCGGCTCCGTCACGGTCATGAGCCCGTGCGCGGCGAACCAGCGCAGCGCCGCCTCCGGCGGGAAGGCCGCGAGCGCCGGCGCGGCAAAGTCCGGCTGCGCGCCGTGGTAGTTTTCAGGCGCGGCGCCGGTGTTCGTCAGGTTGCAGCGGCCGTTGCCGGTCACGGCGAGCTTGCGCCCCACGCGCGCCTGCCGCTCGAAGAGCAGGATTTTATTTTCCGGTTGTTCGGCGGCGGTCAGCGCGGCCATCATGCCGGACGCGCCCGCGCCGA from Clostridiales bacterium carries:
- a CDS encoding aminoacetone oxidase family FAD-binding enzyme, with the translated sequence MTIAVIGAGASGMMAALTAAEQPENKILLFERQARVGRKLAVTGNGRCNLTNTGAAPENYHGAQPDFAAPALAAFPPEAALRWFAAHGLMTVTEPGGRVYPLSNAANSVVDVLRFALARPNITLRAGEAVTAVRRQGRGFVIETESETIPADRVIIACGGAAGAKAGGVRDGYTLLQSLGHRRTALHPALVQLTTDPTYPRALKGVRADARVTLTRGRAILARSAGEVQFTEKGVSGPAIFEISRAASCGGEGQTVTLDLLRAHSAPDCLAFLQARRAAAPTLPCEEVLTGTVHNRVGKMLLRYAAVPGGRPLGDVTDQELRALVRAAKGFALPVRGTEGFESAQVTAGGIRTDEFDPATMGSLLVPGLYACGEVLDIDGDCGGYNLQWAWASGRAAGRACR